The following proteins are encoded in a genomic region of Colletotrichum higginsianum IMI 349063 chromosome 9, whole genome shotgun sequence:
- a CDS encoding C6 transcription factor has protein sequence MDAGAETQRTTQNSGIKVRRPRAARACDLCRAKKNKCDELYPCTYCKSQDMSRRLFTPEYVRQLEEQVKRLSAIAESVKAPSTDDNASAMANTAAPEFPDGYSPDDRGLQRRLSRSTAAGGSPSNAARSRNAAGQEISGVNRHTRNVEFYGSSSSVALLSHVQRTGDDEPVISPDLGSDAGTLLSNLHNPAFSSPSATDQVQTQTQTPGGASSSTTTAADAAFTTAEARSSTRPTTHYPQCRHFLQSFFSSIHYVHPILDRKLFFDRCEELWARPGDVREPSSFVALYYSILSLGALVGVREDEPVDGVGNLQWSRRFFDEAKRRCDQLGMVTDLEMVQCYFFLAKVCQNELNAHCKQSVMCLAWVVHVRRTRGEDSARNGHQPRTRGGCQKGTSSAQSRVENVVVRSPMKSEEVRGSLTVVPGAYIHWKREDKAEANFTRASDTLTCHREMSFSMGRPDTLGADLYHNRLFPVIGEAETESSAGGSELVDPPSCAIIKCMVDYSKIIRSICLGIYLPETTVPRTVQLAHQIDQDLQRWAEDLPEAIRPTTSVEPRSLKSVREAQWMKRQRLVLTMRFLNIRILLFGSIILTSTSAERASIPGSQEGIHLCLEAAKQTIEIIYQTYQHHDFFRTWYVIPHYQSQLPGSCPELTTPGPRFYNTTYTVFAASMILVYVTQEATEAEAPALLKLVAMAIEILETMDECVVALRSAKLLHKAIEKAEKRFSASASSTPGAGAGAAQQQQQQQQQIPAMPPADAMLQLNHYWGPLNILDNEMDFGFAMQFADFEGTNSLFMALDDPRAMQ, from the exons atggacgccggcgccgagaccCAACGCACGACGCAGAACTCGGGAATCAAGGTCCGCCGCCCCCGGGCCGCCCGAGCATGCGACCTCTGCAGGGCAAAGAAGAACAAGTGCGATGAGCTGTACCCCTGCACGTACTGCAAGA GCCAGGACATGTCAAGGAGGCTTTTCACTCCAGA ATATGTGAGACAGCTGGAAGAACAGGTCAAGAGGCTctcggccatcgccgagTCCGTGAAAGCGCCATCGACGGATGACAacgcctcggcgatggccaacaccgccgccccggAGTTCCCCGACGGATACTCGCCCGACGACCGCGGTCTCCAGAGACGGCTGTCCCGAAGTACCGCGGCCGGAGGGTCGCCCTCGAACGCCGCCCGGTCACGgaacgccgccggccaggagATCTCGGGCGTCAACCGCCACACGCGCAACGTCGAGTTCTACGGCAGCTCGTCCTCCGTTGCGCTGCTTTCCCACGTGCAGCGgaccggcgacgacgagcccgtcATCTCACCGGACCTCGGCTCGGACGCGGGGACCCTTCTGTCGAACCTCCACAAcccggccttctcgtcccCCTCAGCCACAGACCAGGTccagacccagacccagacccCTGGCGGCGCGTCCTCCTctaccaccaccgccgccgacgccgcctttaccaccgccgaggccagGTCCTCCACGCGGCCAACGACGCATTACCCGCAGTGCCGGCACTTCCTGcagagcttcttctccagcaTCCACTACGTGCACCCGATCCTCGACCGGAAGCTCTTCTTCGACCGCTGCGAGGAGTTGTGGGCGCGGCCCGGCGACGTCCGCGAGCCGTCGAGTTTCGTGGCGCTGTACTATAGCATCCTGTCTCTCGGCGCGCTTGTCGGCGTGCGGGAGGACGAGCCGGTGGACGGGGTCGGGAACCTGCAGTGGAGCCGGAGGTtcttcgacgaggccaagaggCGGTGCGACCAGCTGGGGATGGTCACCGACCTGGAGATGGTCCAGTGCTACTTCTTTCTT GCGAAAGTCTGTCAGAACGAGTTGAACGCTCACTGTAAGCAATCCGTCATGTGTCTTGCTTG GGTCGTACATGTACGTCGGACTCGCGGTGAGGACAGCGCTCGCAATGGGCATCAACCGAGAACCCGGGGCGGATGTCAAAAAGGAACCAGCTCTGCTCAGAGCAGAGTCGAGAACGTGGTGGTAAGAAGCCCGATGAAATCAGAAGAGGTGAGAGGTTCACTAACAGTAGTTCCAGGGGCCTATATTCATTGGAAACGTGAGGACAAAGCGGAGGCCAACTTCACACGCGCGTCCGACACGCTGACTTGTCACAGAGAAATGTCCTTCTCCATGGGTAGACCAGACACGCTCGGGGCGGACTTGTACCACAACCGGCTGTTCCCAGTCATCGGGGAAGCGGAAACCGAGTCCTCCGCCGGGGGCTCGGAGCTCGTGGACCCGCCGTCGTGCGCCATCATCAAGTGCATGGTGGACTACTCCAAGATCATCAGGAGCATCTGCCTGGGAATCTACCTTCCTGAGACGACAGTGCCTCGGACGGTCCAGCTGGCGCACCAGATCGACCAGGACTTGCAGCGGTGGGCTGAGGACCTGCCGGAGGCCATCCGTCCGACGACCTCGGTCGAGCCACGGTCGCTGAAGAGCGTCCGAGAGGCGCAGTGGATGAAGAGGCAAAGACTCGTGTTGACGATGC GCTTCCTCAACATTAGGATCCTCCTCTTTGGGTCGATCATTCTCacatcgacgtcggccgAGAGGGCGTCCATCCCAGGCTCGCAGGAGGGCATACACTTGTGcctcgaggcggccaagCAGACCATCGAAATCATCTACCAGACGTACCAACATCACGACTTTTTCAGGACTTGGTACGTTATCCCCCATTACCAGAGCCAGCTGCCTGGGTCCTGTCCCGAACTAACCACCCCCGGCCCCAGGTTCTACAACACGACGTACACCGTCTTCGCGGCGTCCATGATTCTGGTATACGTGACGCAGGAGGCCACGGAAgcggaggcgccggcgctCCTGAAGCTGGTGGCGATGGCCATTGAAATCCTCGAGACCATGGACGAGtgcgtcgtcgccctgcgGTCGGCGAAGTTGCTGCacaaggccatcgagaaggccgagaagcggttctcggcctcggcctcgtcgacgccgggaGCGGGGGCTGGGgcggcgcagcagcagcagcagcaacagcagcagatcccggcgatgccgccggcggacgCCATGCTCCAGCTGAACCACTACTGGGGCCCGCTCAACATCCTGGACAACGAGATGGATTTCGGGTTCGCGATGCAGTTCGCCGACTTTGAGGGTACGAACTCGCTGTTCAtggccctcgacgacccgAGGGCGATGCAGTAG
- a CDS encoding Subtilase — MRPGTTLAALLGAAGAAEALHQFAPRSRSAKEAGPGDTAPKRYIVEYKSRVHVARVAARIAARSAGGLRGLRVVKEFDSDIFPGVTVECERETESECSPGSVQRALDSHGDGEAVVASVYKAQILQILPTVEGESFSDDAAAVNYSVHGLTGVEKLHEDGILGEGATVAIVDSGVQYTHPALGGGLGPEYTVTGGYDLVGDAWPNVPAQPDSDPMDQYGHGTHVAGIIAGKSDKFVGVAPKAKLLSFKIFGSTGYSNEETVIEGFLKAFDSGADIISASVGEGSGFTTNALAVVASRIVDKGVVVAFASGNSGEDGPFQMANGASGESVLTVAASDPGVFPAQAFTADFNLNGTSNKTQIAYVPGSGFFPNTIVDWPITPISLNASIENDACQPLPKDTPRLNETIVLVRLGGCTTTDKHNNVAALGAQLVLFYNDGEIYKSPVSSGRVGLTGAVEAAAGEAIVKTILAGGTVKASFDVDTEHYVGIRNAGGGRPASYSSWGSTFDLALKPDVAAPGTRILSTYPTDGYRVLSGTSMATPYISGIAALWVGRFGGRAAHKDDPEWARRLIARITTTARAVPWADWSTSATDYGFWAPTTQVGGGFVDAGRVLGYTTELGFDGRKFELNDTAHFTGTHAVDLTNRGDEAVTYTFSLQDAGGYEAYKPSTPGEVRSFVPGINLYAETVPIKLTPEVLLPQEITVAPGETTSVEFSFSVPEGANQKALPVYSGKVLISGSNGEELGIPYFGVACDLRETIENIWAYGWNYPFLMSGVTDTRIEQKSKHQGPTSSRIITSFTFNLTRDARDFPRLNTMLVWGTTEFRWDVFSGNYTEAQWSYPPVAGQKGFVGSATSWNGTADFSSFDPSQDNEDDIFSFPLYSQSRGTPKLYNWLGRFADGSRVQPGSYKFRIAALRPFGLPEVSGDWDIWETPSITVLPLDK, encoded by the exons ATGCGCCCGGGAACAACTCTCGCAGCGCTCCTcggggccgccggcgccgccgaggcgctgcACCAGTTCGCCCCGCGATCCCGATCTGCCAAAGAGGCCGGCCCCGGCGATACGGCGCCGAAGCGGTACATCGTCGAGTACAAGTCCCGCGTCCACGtcgcccgcgtcgccgcGAGGATCGCCGCCAGatccgccggcggcctccgCGGCCTCCGCGTCGTCAAGGAGTTCGACTCGGACATCTTCCCCGGCGTCACCGTCGAGTGCGAGCGCGAGACCGAGAGCGAGTGCAGTCCCGGCTCGGTGCAGCGTGCGCTCGACAGCCacggtgacggcgaggcGGTCGTCGCCTCGGTGTACAAGGCGCAGATTCTGCAGATCCTGCCGacggtcgagggcgagtcGTTcagcgacgatgccgccgcggTGAACTACTCGGTCCATGGCCTCACGGGAGTCGAAAAGCTGCACGAGGACGGTATCCTCGGCGAGGGGGCCACGGTGGCCATCGTCGACAGTGGTGTCCAGTACACTCATCCCGCG CTCgggggcggcctcggcccagAGTACACGGTCACCGGGGGCTacgatctcgtcggcgatgccTGGCCGAACGTgccggcccagccggacAGCGACCCGATGGACCAGTACGGTCACGGAAcccacgtcgccggcatTATTGCCGGGAAGAGTGACAA GTTTGTCGGAGTTGCTCCCAAAGCCAAGCTGCTTTCTTTCAAGATATTCGGCAGCACCGGCTACTCCAACGAAGAGACCGTCATCGAAGGTTTCCTCAAGGCCTTCGACTCTGGT GCCGACATCATCAGTGCCAGCGTCGGGGAGGGCAGCGGCTTCACCAccaacgccctcgccgtcgtagCCTCGAGGAtcgtcgacaagggcgtcgtcgtggcTTTCGCCTCCGGCAActccggcgaggacggcccATTCCAGATGGCCAACGGCGCGTCCGGCGAGAGTGTCTTGACCGTCGCCGCATCCGACCCCGGAGTGTTTCCCGCCCAGGCGTTCACGGCCGACTTCAACCTGAACGGCACATCCAACAAGACCCAGATCGCCTACGTGCCCGGCTCCGGCTTCTTCCCGAACACAATCGTCGACTGGCCCATCACACCCATCTCCCTCAACGCCTCGATCGAGAACGACGCCTGCCAGCCCCTCCCCAAAGACACGCCCCGGCTGAACGAGACCATCGTGctcgtccgcctcggcggctgcACCACGACCGACAAGCACAAcaacgtcgccgccctcggcgcccagCTCGTGCTCTTCTACAACGATGGCGAGATCTACAAGAGCCCCGTCAGCTCCGGCCGCGTCGGGctcaccggcgccgtcgaagccgccgccggcgaggccatcgtcAAGACCATCCTCGCCGGAGGCACCGTCAAGGCCTCCTTCGACGTTGACACGGAACACTACGTCGGCATCCGCAACGCTGGCGGTGGCCGGCCCGCCAGCTACTCGTCCTGGGGCAGCAccttcgacctcgccctcaagCCCGACGTCGCGGCCCCGGGCACCCGCATCCTGAGCACGTACCCGACCGACGGCTACCGCGTCCTCAGCGGCACGAGCATGGCAACGCCCTACATCTccggcatcgccgccctctGGGTCGGCCGGTTCGGCGGCCGCGCGGCGCACAAGGACGACCCGGAGTGGGCCCGCCGGCTCATTGCCCGCATCACAACGACGGCCCGCGCCGTCCCCTGGGCCGACTGGTCCACCAGCGCCACCGACTACGGGTTCTGGGCGCCCACGAcccaggtcggcggcggcttcgtgGACGCCGGCAGGGTCCTGGGGTACACCACCGAGCTGGGCTTCGACGGCCGCAAGTTCGAGCTCAACGACACGGCGCACTTCACGGGGACGCACGCGGTGGACCTTACGAaccgcggcgacgaagccgtcACGTACACGTTCTCCCTGCAGGACGCCGGCGGGTACGAGGCCTACAAGCCCTCTACGCCCGGCGAGGTGCGGTCCTTCGTTCCGGGCATTAATCTGTACGCCGAGACAGTCCCTATCAAGCTTACCCCCGAGGTCTTGCTGCCGCAGGAGATCACTGTGGCGCCGGGCGAGACCACGTCTGTCGA GTTCTCATTCAGCGTCCCAGAGGGCGCCAACCAAAAGGCCTTGCCAGTGTACAGTGGTAAAGTCCTCATCAGCGGCAGCAACGGCGAAGAGCTGGGCATTCCCTACTTTG GTGTCGCGTGTGACCTCAGGGAAACCATTGAGAACATCTGGGCCTACGGATGGAATTATCCCTTCCTCATGTCCGGCGTAACGGATACCAGGATCGAACAAAAGTCCAA ACATCAAGGCCCCACAAGCTCACGCATTATAACCAGCTTCACTTTCAACCTCACCCGAGATGCACGCGACTTCCCGAGGCTCAACACCATGCTTGTTTGGGGAACTACCGAGTTCCGCTGGGAC GTCTTCTCCGGGAATTACACTGAAGCCCAGTGGTCCTACCCGCCGGTGGCCGGCCAGAAGGGCTTCGTCGGCTCGGCCACCAGCTGGAACGGCACAGCGGATTTCTCCTCGTTCGACCCCAGCCAGGACAATGAGGATGACATCTTCTCATTCCCCCTTTACTCCCAGTCCCGAGGAACTCCCAAGTTGTACAACTGGCTCGGTCGCTTCGCCGACGGGTCCCGCGTTCAGCCGGGCTCGTACAA ATTCAGAATCGCCGCTCTGAGGCCCTTTGGACTTCCAGAGGTCTCGGGGGACTGGGATATCTGGGAAACCCCGTCCATCACCGTCCTGCCTTTGGACAAATGA
- a CDS encoding Polyketide synthase, with translation MASPTTPFRAVYKTIGQQEIDVDIYLPPPGSPDKSSHPVVINIHGGAFMLGSSKMVNRDQVADCLDRGWIVLAPNHRLCPQVSLLDGPMRDCRDLLEWVYSGQLQRVLDTTQGGSHTVDNDHVFAFGTSSGGTLALSLGFGVPRPVAGIFDMYGPSNFTHPFWEKPLPHVAARLPPGLTQDFLNKVFDEDPVPIEGGVSLEGQAQGPPNFDDPRQAFAMTQIASGNVMKAIVPDGNWDAVDPLRNITASFPPTFIVHGQADTMVPLELSQGLFQALREKGVRSGLREIPGEEHTFAARMKVGSQTWNLQREGFEFLESLIERV, from the exons ATGGCGAGCCCAACAACCCCTTTTCGAGCGGTCTACAAGACCATAGGCCAACAAGAGATCGATGTGGATATCTACCTGCCCCCGCCTGGGAGTCCCGATAAGTCATCACACCCGGTCG TCATCAACATCCACGGTGGCGCATTCATGCTCGGCTCGTCCAAAATGGTCAACAGGGACCAGGTGGCCGACTGCCTCGACAGAGGGTGGATTGTGCTGGCGCCCAATCACCGCCTGTGTCCCCAGGTCAGCCTCTTGGACGGTCCGATGAGGGACTGCCGTGATCTCCTCGAGTGGGTATACAGCGGCCAACTCCAAAGGGTCCTCGACACAACACAGGGGGGTTCGCACACCGTCGACAATGATCATGTGTTTGCTTTCGGCACGTCGTCAGGTGGCACTCTAGCCCTCAGTTTG GGCTTTGGAGTGCCGCGGCCCGTGGCCGGCATCTTTGACATGTACGGGCCCAGCAACTTCACGCACCCCTTCTGGGAGAAGCCTCTGCCGCACGTCGCCGCCAGACTGCCCCCTGGTCTGACCCAGGACTTCCTCAACAAGGTCTTTGACGAAGACCCTGTTCCCATCGAAGGAGGCGTCTCCCTCGAGGGCCAGGCCCAGGGACCGCCCAACTTTGACGACCCGAGACAGGCCTTCGCCATGACGCAGATCGCCAGCGGCAACGTCATGAAGGCCATCGTGCCCGACGGGAACtgggacgccgtcgacccccTCAGGAACATCACCGCCTCGTTCCCGCCGACGTTCATCGTGCACGGGCAGGCGGACACCATGGTGCCCCTCGAGCTCAGCCAGGGCCTGTTCCAGGCGCtgagggaaaagggggtgAGATCGGGCCTGAGGGAGATCCCGGGCGAGGAGCACACGTTCGCGGCCAGGATGAAGGTGGGATCCCAGACGTGGAACCTGCAGCGGGAAGGGTTCGAATTCTTGGAGAGCCTGATCGAGCGAGTCTGA
- a CDS encoding Maltose permease codes for MDSPREEPRKDGLIVDKIDVQHNEDALRETDRQMSAWQCLRQNPKIVFWTLYANSKLSLPIGSTLVGFENLALSVCLAMPAFHTQNSANKHQPPLRRKTFATEVNGQLIIPAYWQSAWSAMYNVMMIFGSFAAGYMQDWLGRRSVILLASVVAAAGIAVTFVSKTSPQFLGGKIIAGFSVGLFTTTTQTYVSEIAPLPIRGMALSVNTIMMNLGLLIAISTSFSRVAIMDESAFRVVFAAAWAFPGIIALGLPFLPESPTWLVFKNRHDKARKALQQLSGPSEDIDARLAQIIDNVETERRMQLEAASFAECFRGTNWRRTRIILICFYVPQVIGAVLSSNAPYFLNQTGLSSATVLMLVQVGIAAGVVSALVNAFLMMRLRHRPLMFFGVGVCVAMYFAMGVAAAFPKTQTSLLVIGIALVFTSISYGPAVGASMAVAGEVSASKLRAKSLGIGVAFSSVVSTIWTIVLPYLFNVDQLNMGGHIGWIFFGMGILMLFVLYFDVPGTKGRTFEELDIMFELGISARKFEKYKLNEGPADTE; via the exons ATGGACTCACCGCGTGAGGAACCCCGCAAGGATGGCCTCATTGTTGACAAGATCGACGTGCAACACAACGAGGACGCGCTGCGGGAGACGGACCGCCAGATGAGCGCGTGGCAGTGCCTCCGTCAAAACCCCAAGATCGTCTTCTGGACTCTCTACGCCAACAGCAAGTTGTCCCTCCCCA TCGGTTCCACTCTTGTTGGCTTTGAGAACCTTGCACTCTCCGTGTGTCTGGCGATGCCGGCATTCCA CACACAGAACTCAGCTAACAAGCACCAACCTCCCCTTCGCAGGAAGACCTTTGCCACGGAAGTCAACGGCCAACTCATCATCCCGGCCTACTGGCAGTCGGCCTGGAGCGCCATGTACAACGTCATGATGATCTTTGGCTCCTTCGCTGCTGGCTATATGCAGGACTGGCTCGGCCGCCGGTCCGTCATTCTCCTGGCCTCGGTcgtggccgcggcgggcATCGCCGTCACCTTCGTCTCGAAGACGTCCCCCCAgttcctcggcggcaagatCATCGCGGGCTTCTCGGTTGGCCTGTTCACAACGACGACGCAGACGTACGTGTCCGAGATTGCGCCGCTGCCGATCAGGGGCATGGCTCTCTCGGTCAATACCATCATGATG AACCTGGGCCTTCTCATcgccatctcgacgagcttctccCGCGTCGCCATCATGGACGAGTCCGCCTTccgcgtcgtcttcgccgcggcctgggcgttccccggcatcatcgccctcggGCTGCCCTTCCTCCCGGAGTCCCCGACGTGGCTAGTCTTCAAGAACCGGCACGACAAGGCCCGGAAGGCCCTCCAGCAGCTCTCGGGCCCGTCGGAGGACATCGACGCGCGTCTGGCGCAGATCATCGACAACGTCGAGACGGAGCGGCGGATGCAGCTCGAGGCGGCCTCGTTCGCCGAGTGCTTCCGCGGCACCAACTGGCGGCGCACgcgcatcatcctcatcTGCTTCTACGTCCCGCaggtcatcggcgccgtcctctcGTCCAACGCGCCCTACTTCCTCAACCAGACAGGCCTGTCGAGCGCCACGGTGCTGATGCTCGTGCAGGTCGGCAtcgcggccggcgtcgtctcGGCGCTCGTCAACGCGTTCCTGATGATGCGGCTGCGGCACAGGCCGCTCATGttcttcggcgtcggcgtctgcGTCGCCATGTACTTCGCCATgggcgtcgcggcggcgttcCCCAAGACGCAGACGTCGCTGCTCGTCATTGGCATCGCGCTCGTCTTCACGTCCATCTCATACGGGCCCGCCGTGGGCGCGTCCatggcggtggcgggcgaggtgtcggcgtcgaagcTGCGGGCCAAGTcgctcggcatcggcgtGGCCTTCTCGTCGGTCGTGTCGACGATCTGGACCATCGTCCTGCCGTACCTCTTCAACGTCGACCAGCTTAACATGGGCGGGCATATTGGGTGGATCTTCTTCGGCATGGGCATCCTGATGCTGTTCGTGCTCTACTTTGACGTGCCGGGCACCAAGGGCCGCACGTTCGAGGAGCTGGACATCATGTTCGAGCTGGGCATCTCGGCGCGCAAGTTTGAGAAGTACAAGCTCAATGAAGGACCTGCGGATACGGAGTGA
- a CDS encoding Beta-glucosidase has translation MTSQVEDRDFTSLLSELTLDEKITLLSGRDFSTAAGVPRLNIPPIKVADSIAGVRPSGLTADMTTACFPNTACLGSTWDAALLSRLGEQLAHQARDKSAQVVLGPTINMHRDPRAGRNFECFSEDPLLSGQLAGAIVNGVQSRGVGSCPKHFVCNDSETLRHFYDVRASIDGRTLREVYMAAWQHLLRTANPTGIMTAYNKADGTFCSEHGPLIEGVLRKEWGFEGIVMSDWFAVHNVVEPIKAGLDLEMPFPVFRGKRLAAAVRSGEVTEAEIDARALKMLDLRNRTRSCHGERPERSEISEETNKLARELAAGGIVLLKNERGALPISPSDAPKIALIGEFAGTPVVTGGGSASCKPQYMHSPFEVLKETFHGDNNVRYHAGVRTRRVIPLAPTAQLTSDDGRHGIDVRYYNDDAPEPILTEFQEKAEVWMLGEFKPGLKVPGSRVELSTKLTPETTGEHTLAVRATGEFSLTVDGREVLSGPQKEIATEQFIFNHVKLETRVQIPMNAGQAYAIRLSNRSWDHLVQGEPTPYAAALCFEEYRSDEAAIQEAAELAGKSDVSIVYAGRNEQYESEGYDLEDIRMPANQTALIKAVAAASRGRTVLVLHCGNPIDVSAVVDDVDAVLLAHFPGQEGARATAEILAGETNPSGRLATTWFRTLEDAPSFGDFPATKTEDGSLCLRYAEGLGVGYRHAEAARRARWEFGYGLSYTSFSYSDLAVAVVDESSPPPSSSVSSSTSGGSKLRVSVTVTNTGSRAGREVVPLYVTPAEAAAVWRPARELKAFDKVLLQPGESREVVLEVEVKVACSYWDEAAKAWRLEEGRYGVQVGDRHGDFSVLRGSVWNGL, from the exons atgaCGTCTCAAGTCGAAGACAGAGACTTCACGTCTCTGCTCTCGGAGCTCACCCTCGATGAGAAGATCACCCTGCTCTCGGGAAGGGACTTCTCAACCGCAGCAGGCGTCCCCAGACTGAACATTCCTCCCATCAAA GTCGCAGActccatcgccggcgtccgTCCGAGCGGGCTCACGGCAGACATGACGACGGCCTGCTTCCCGAACACGGCGTGCCTCGGCTCGACATGGGACGCCGCACTTctcagccgcctcggcgagcagctcgcACACCAGGCCCGCGACAAGAGCGCGCAGGTGGTGCTCGGCCCGACCATCAACATGCACCGCGACCCGCGCGCCGGCCGCAACTTCGAGTGCTTCAGCGAGGACCCGCTGCTGTccggccagctcgccggcgccatcgtcaatGGCGTGCAGAgccgcggcgtcggctcGTGTCCGAAGCACTTTGTGTGCAACGACTCGGAGACGCTGCGGCACTTTTACGACGTGCGCGCGAGCATCGACGGCCGGACGCTGCGGGAGGTGTACATGGCGGCGTGGCAGCACTTGCTCCGGACGGCGAACCCGACAGGCATCATGACTGC ATACAACAAGGCCGACGGCACGTTCTGCAGCGAACACGGCCCCCTGATCGAGGGCGTCCTGCGCAAGGAATGGGGCTTTGAGGGCATCGTCATGTCCGACTGGTTCGCGGTGCacaacgtcgtcgagcccATCAAGGCgggcctcgatctcgaaATGCCGTTCCCCGTGTTCAGGGGAAAGAGACTGGCAGCGGCGGTGCGGTCCGGTGAggtcaccgaggccgagatcgacgccCGGGCACTCAAGATGCTGGACCTCCGGAACCGGACACGGAGCTGCCACGGCGAGCGGCCCGAGAGGTCCGAGATCAGCGAGGAGACGAACAAATTGGCGAGGGAGCTCGCGGCGGGAGGAATCGTGCTTCTGAAGAACGAAAGGGGGGCCCTGCCGATCAGCCCCTCGGACGCGCCCAAGATCGCCCTTATCGGGGAGTTTGCCGGGACCCCAGTCGTCACCGGAGGCGGGAGTGCCTCCTGCAAGCCGCAGTACATGCACTCGCCATTCGAGGTCCTCAAGGAGACGTTCCACGGTGACAATAACGTCCGATATCACGCCGGCGTCCGGACGCGGCGGGTCATCCCCCTCGCACCGACGGCGCAGCTCACCTCGGACGACGGGCGTCACGGCATCGACGTCCGGTACTACAACGACGACGCGCCGGAGCCCATCCTGACCGAGTTCCAGGAGAAAGCCGAGGTCTGGATGCTGGGCGAGTTCAAGCCCGGGCTGAAGGTGCCCGGCTCCCGCGTCGAGCTGAGCACGAAGCTGACGCCCGAAACGACAGGGGAACACACCCTCGCCGTACGAGCGACGGGCGAGTTCTCCCTCACCGTGGACGGGCGTGAAGTCCTCTCGGGACCCCAGAAGGAGATCGCCACGGAGCAGTTCATCTTCAACCACGTCAAACTCGAGACGAGGGTGCAGATTCCCATGAACGCGGGCCAGGCCTACGCCATCAGACTCTCCAACAGGTCCTGGGACCACCTCGTCCAGGGCGAGCCCACGCCCTACGCGGCGGCCCTCTGCTTCGAGGAGTACCGctccgacgaggccgccatccaagaagccgccgagctcgccgggAAGTCGGACGTCAGCATCGTCTACGCCGGGCGCAACGAGCAGTACGAGTCCGAGGGGTACGACCTCGAAGACATCCGCATGCCGGCGAACCAGACGGCGCTAATCAAGGCCGTtgcggcggcctcgcgggGCCGGACGGTCCTCGTGCTGCACTGCGGCAACCCGATCGACGtcagcgccgtcgtcgacgacgtggacGCCGTCCTGCTCGCGCACTTCCCGGGCCAGGAGGGcgcgcgggcgacggcggagaTCCTGGCGGGCGAGACGAATCCGAGCGGGCGCCTCGCGACGACGTGGTTCCGGACGCTGGAGGACGCGCCCAGCTTCGGCGATTTCCCGGCCACGAAGACCGAGGACGGTAGCCTCTGCCTCAGGTATGCAGAGGGTCTCGGGGTGGGATACCGGcacgccgaggcggcgaggcgggcgaggtgggAGTTCGGGTACGGGCTTTCGTATACCTCGTTCAGCTACTCGGACCTCGCGGTGGCCGTGGTCGACGAgtcttctccccctccttcctcttccgtttcttcttctacgAGTGGTGGTTCCAAGCTGCGCGTCTCCGTCACAGTGACCAACACGGGGTCCCGGGCCGGGCGAGAGGTGGTGCCGCTGTACGtgacgccggccgaggcAGCAGCCGTCTGGAGGCCGGCGCGCGAGCTCAAGGCGTTCGACAAGGTGCTTCTGCAGCCGGGAGAGTCGAGAGAGGTggtgctcgaggtcgaggttaAGGTGGCGTGCAGCTACTGGGACGAGGCGGCAAAGGCTTGGAGGCTGGAGGAGGGACGGTACGGCGTCCAGGTCGGCGATCGCCACGGGGACTTTTCGGTGCTCCGGGGTTCGGTCTGGAACGGGCTGTGA